One region of Lytechinus pictus isolate F3 Inbred chromosome 8, Lp3.0, whole genome shotgun sequence genomic DNA includes:
- the LOC129266569 gene encoding tyrosine kinase receptor Cad96Ca-like, translating to MAHRCVDANQYIFRDLVSSTGRCNEDLYRNLSISFGVIICLLVVIFAIFIFICQRRRERKPDSGRNQTNHISGTENFANEASSEMRMYGNVATTERELTGKQVGAKVPSRNIRFYSQIGSIGVTPFGQVWKGEIRGVPGKEKKKIEAAIRDLSGVSGIKNNLLDIVNTLWALPKHINVVKCLGCCLEQSFIVYEYIPYGTLLTYLQTNAGKTRSTYKAYVNVRSIVRRVKEPELLTFAWQIAKGMEFLASQKVVHGNLRASNVLLSENKTCKIADYGLTRISSPKKTIHRWLSPEAILTGRCTTDSDVWSYGVLLWELVTLGAQPYPGVNDDELEDRISKGYRMRRPRHCGEDLFKIISNCWKTDTNQRNSFHDMQTKIGWMLEGSNDYLSLNRMSDEDIYTDIIEPE from the exons ATGGCGCATCGCTGCGTTGATGCAAATCAATACATCTTCAGAG ACCTTGTTTCTTCTACGGGGCGATGTAATGAAGATCTCTACCGGAACCTCTCCATATCATTTGGGGTCATCATCTGTCTTCTTGTCGTTATTTTTGCaatcttcattttcatctgtcagcGAAGGAGGGAGAGAAAACCAGACTCAG GGCGTAATCAAACGAATCACATCAG TGGCACCGAAAACTTTGCAAACGAGGCTTCATCCGAGATGAGGATGTATGGAAATG TTGCTACGACTGAACGAGAGCTGACTGGCAAACAAGTTGGGGCCAAGGTACCGTCGAGAAACATTCGATTTTACTCCCAGATTGGATCAATTGGCGTCACCCCGTTCGGTCAGGTTTGGAAAGGAGAGATTCGAGGTGTAccagggaaagagaaaaagaagatcgAAGCAGCAATAAGAGATTTATCAG GTGTTAGCGGTATAAAGAATAATCTTCTAGACATCGTGAATACCTTATGGGCTCTCCCTAAACACATCAATGTGGTCAAGTGTCTCGGATGCTGCTTAGAACAGT CGTTCATCGTGTATGAATACATTCCGTACGGCACGCTGCTGACGTATCTACAAACCAACGCAGGAAAGACTCGATCAACGTACAAGGCTTACGTCAATGTTAGATCTATTGTTCGACGGGTCAAGGAACCGGAACTACTTACGTTCGCCTGGCAGATCGCGAAAGGAATGGAGTTTCTAGCTTCACAAAAG GTTGTTCATGGGAACCTGCGAGCAAGCAACGTTCTTTTGtcagaaaataaaacatgtaagATTGCAGACTATGGTTTGACTAGGATCTCTTCTCCAAAAAAG ACGATACATCGATGGCTTTCACCTGAAGCAATATTAACCGGTAGGTGCACTACCGATAGTGATGTATGGTCGTACGGTGTTCTCCTCTGGGAGCTGGTTACCCTCG GCGCTCAGCCCTACCCTGGAGTCAACGATGATGAATTAGAAGACAGGATCTCTAAGGGATATCGGATGAGGAGACCAAGGCACTGTGGGGAAGATTT GTTCAAGATTATCAGTAATTGTTGGAAGACGGACACAAATCAACGAAATTCGTTCCACGATATGCAAACCAAAATCGGTTGGATGTTAGAAGGTTCTAAT GATTACCTGTCCTTGAACAGAATGAGTGACGAGGATATTTACACCGACATTATCGAACCGGAATAA